One Pararhizobium qamdonense genomic window carries:
- a CDS encoding HD domain-containing protein, which translates to MTVYSTYGVAQIAKAEAFATAAHEAINQRRNYSGEPYIVHPRSVAAFVGALPDHTWQQVVLAWLHDTVEDTGVTLQTIRTLFGPEIADGMYFLTNVEKSAGNRMKRHELNVERLKKAPGRVQTVKLADIYDNTKNIAELAPSFAPVFLREKVDVMGVLLRADKTLWSMTMDQIERQQKEIRLEA; encoded by the coding sequence ATGACAGTCTACTCCACCTATGGCGTTGCTCAAATTGCAAAGGCAGAAGCATTCGCAACTGCCGCGCACGAAGCGATCAACCAGCGCCGAAATTACAGCGGCGAGCCCTACATCGTGCATCCGCGCTCCGTCGCCGCTTTCGTTGGAGCGCTGCCCGATCACACCTGGCAGCAGGTTGTCTTGGCATGGCTGCACGATACGGTCGAGGACACCGGCGTTACCCTTCAGACGATCCGCACGCTGTTCGGCCCGGAGATCGCCGACGGCATGTATTTTCTGACGAATGTCGAGAAGTCAGCCGGCAATCGCATGAAGCGCCACGAACTCAACGTCGAGCGGCTCAAGAAGGCGCCTGGCCGGGTCCAGACCGTGAAGCTCGCGGACATTTACGACAACACCAAGAACATCGCCGAGCTGGCGCCGAGTTTCGCACCGGTCTTCTTGCGCGAGAAGGTGGACGTCATGGGCGTGCTGCTGCGCGCCGACAAGACGCTTTGGTCGATGACGATGGATCAGATCGAACGCCAGCAGAAGGAGATTCGCCTTGAAGCCTAA
- a CDS encoding DUF3768 domain-containing protein translates to MTEEKTAKIRELNDALRAGRGSGSIIIAGSMANADVDEISAAAKQVQEFTAFEEGNDPHGEHDFGAFQIGDQKYYWKIDYYRDRNMLTGSDDPADPKVTHRVLTIFYAEDY, encoded by the coding sequence ATGACGGAAGAGAAGACAGCCAAGATCCGCGAGCTCAATGACGCGCTGCGCGCCGGCAGAGGCAGCGGCTCGATCATTATCGCGGGTAGCATGGCAAATGCCGACGTCGACGAGATCAGCGCGGCCGCAAAGCAGGTGCAGGAGTTCACTGCTTTCGAGGAAGGCAACGATCCGCACGGCGAGCACGACTTCGGCGCCTTCCAGATTGGCGATCAGAAATATTACTGGAAGATCGACTACTACCGTGACCGCAATATGCTCACCGGCTCGGATGATCCGGCCGATCCCAAGGTTACGCACCGGGTTCTGACGATCTTCTACGCCGAGGATTACTGA
- a CDS encoding ImuA family protein, whose translation MRPLVDPRLIEALREQVEQIEGTKARRRRVLPFGVPAIDGTLPDGGLALNSTHEFAGGGAGTVMPAAPTLFVAGIAARTKGPVLWILEKNDIYAPALTQAGLHHNRVIYVECNSPEDVLTSAEDALRHGGLGAVILEVPKLDMTASRRLQLVAEKSGTPGLIIRKWRRLENARDFGNPTASLTKWRISPLPSAPLPVPGVGQHRWLVELMRARQGTGADWEIEACDSKGKMELVRHDSSRGYDDRYEDLPVVDPSKWRDTG comes from the coding sequence ATGAGACCGCTTGTAGACCCACGTTTGATCGAGGCGCTCCGCGAGCAGGTGGAGCAGATAGAAGGCACCAAGGCGCGCAGACGCCGTGTGCTGCCGTTCGGTGTGCCCGCGATTGACGGCACCCTCCCCGACGGTGGCCTGGCGCTCAACAGCACGCACGAGTTCGCAGGAGGAGGCGCTGGGACCGTTATGCCGGCCGCTCCTACGCTCTTTGTCGCTGGTATCGCCGCGCGCACCAAAGGCCCGGTTCTGTGGATTCTGGAAAAGAACGATATCTATGCCCCTGCCCTAACCCAGGCAGGCCTTCACCACAACCGCGTGATATATGTCGAGTGCAACAGCCCCGAGGATGTGCTTACATCGGCCGAGGATGCTCTAAGACACGGTGGGCTGGGCGCAGTGATACTTGAGGTGCCAAAACTCGACATGACAGCCTCCCGGCGCTTACAGCTCGTCGCAGAGAAAAGCGGCACGCCTGGTCTGATCATTCGCAAATGGCGACGGCTAGAAAATGCCAGGGATTTCGGCAATCCGACTGCCAGTCTGACCAAGTGGCGCATATCGCCACTACCATCAGCGCCGCTCCCCGTCCCTGGCGTAGGCCAGCATCGATGGCTGGTTGAGTTGATGCGAGCCAGGCAAGGCACGGGTGCCGACTGGGAAATTGAAGCGTGTGACAGTAAGGGTAAAATGGAGTTGGTGCGCCATGATAGCAGCCGAGGATATGACGATCGATACGAGGATCTACCAGTTGTTGATCCATCAAAATGGCGAGATACTGGTTGA
- a CDS encoding Rap1a/Tai family immunity protein, with the protein MKITMLSMALAGLIATDAVAIQGNGYSYFIKAPALKEACQSMDAYGREGATITNDGIYAAGRCYGAILGILDSMTLQPMLSKGQVKNIQFCLPPEMDAGDVAMKLATKIVNMSAAPGVPEDVAAVAPAYLMVLEAARQEFPCSM; encoded by the coding sequence ATGAAGATCACCATGCTGTCTATGGCCCTTGCTGGCCTCATCGCAACCGACGCCGTCGCTATTCAGGGCAATGGCTATTCGTATTTCATCAAAGCGCCGGCGCTGAAAGAGGCGTGCCAGTCCATGGATGCTTACGGCAGGGAAGGGGCTACGATCACGAACGATGGCATCTATGCGGCTGGACGGTGTTATGGTGCGATCTTGGGCATCCTGGACTCCATGACGCTGCAGCCGATGCTGTCGAAGGGCCAGGTCAAAAATATTCAGTTCTGCCTGCCGCCTGAGATGGATGCAGGCGACGTGGCGATGAAGCTCGCCACAAAGATCGTGAACATGAGCGCGGCGCCGGGTGTGCCGGAAGATGTCGCTGCAGTAGCTCCGGCTTATCTCATGGTGCTCGAGGCGGCCCGCCAGGAGTTTCCCTGCTCGATGTAA
- a CDS encoding Acb2/Tad1 domain-containing protein, with translation MTDTKAPSPPFGFPLEGLPIAGDLSLHDAPKKRTHDELNAISITTDKLPFGKIEPGEILISGTTTLADWRSGSDTTAIDGGKIETAAIRPGRVIVDGPIKRDMLLVDPPIVVERHTGLPVKGYTPQSEENVALVNRAKELEERVLRQVDKIKAAGGQYDQRFVAMALSHLQVGFMLLYRGVFQPERINLPEDEA, from the coding sequence ATGACCGACACCAAAGCCCCCTCGCCGCCTTTCGGCTTTCCGCTGGAAGGCCTCCCCATTGCCGGCGATCTTTCGCTGCATGATGCGCCGAAAAAAAGGACGCACGACGAGTTGAATGCCATCTCGATCACGACAGACAAGCTTCCTTTCGGCAAGATCGAGCCAGGCGAGATCCTGATCTCCGGCACGACGACGCTGGCAGACTGGCGCTCCGGCTCTGACACGACCGCGATTGATGGTGGCAAGATCGAAACTGCTGCAATCCGGCCTGGTCGCGTCATTGTGGATGGTCCTATCAAGCGCGACATGCTCCTGGTCGATCCGCCTATTGTGGTCGAGCGTCATACCGGTCTGCCGGTGAAGGGCTACACACCGCAGTCCGAAGAGAACGTCGCCCTCGTGAATCGGGCAAAGGAGCTCGAGGAGCGCGTTTTGCGCCAGGTGGACAAGATCAAGGCTGCTGGCGGGCAATACGATCAGCGCTTCGTTGCGATGGCGCTGAGCCACCTGCAGGTCGGCTTCATGCTGCTCTACCGCGGCGTCTTCCAGCCCGAGCGCATCAACCTGCCGGAGGATGAAGCTTGA
- a CDS encoding peptidase S14: MSVVIYKDGVMAADSRAYSGSSHPVGGKQKIHRMKDGSLLGVCSNSVGMPENLREWIEAGEDKGGWALENPVFEAIRVMPSGEVFFYNDCYGKTGPLEGDVFTIGSGRKYALGAIRAGADIYEAVQVAIECDVWCSGPTRTLSLNEETNV, encoded by the coding sequence TTGAGCGTTGTCATCTACAAAGATGGCGTGATGGCTGCCGACAGCCGGGCTTACTCCGGCAGCTCGCACCCCGTCGGCGGCAAGCAGAAGATCCATCGAATGAAAGATGGATCGCTGCTCGGAGTTTGCTCCAATAGCGTCGGCATGCCTGAAAATCTGCGCGAATGGATCGAGGCCGGTGAAGACAAAGGCGGCTGGGCGCTCGAGAATCCAGTTTTCGAAGCCATCCGGGTCATGCCCAGCGGAGAGGTGTTCTTCTACAACGATTGCTACGGCAAGACCGGTCCGCTTGAAGGTGACGTCTTCACCATCGGCTCCGGCAGGAAATACGCTCTCGGCGCCATTCGTGCCGGTGCGGACATTTACGAGGCAGTCCAGGTCGCGATCGAATGCGACGTCTGGTGCTCAGGTCCAACCCGAACCCTTTCACTCAACGAGGAAACCAATGTCTAA
- a CDS encoding ParA family protein: MSTIIACLSQKGGVGKSTIARLLARTFASADWSVKICDFNTNQLTSVDWVALRMNSGIEPTIDAQPMSSVKKLKSEPYDLLVIDGKPDSDVTSLEAARVADLVVIPTGLTYDDLKPQAGFGNELIAKGVARNKILFVLNKTTESDVATRDAMTFLRAQGFEVAETDLATKTGYQMAQNIGFSIAETKYPTLNERADTLAAEIVDKLNTLTQVAA; this comes from the coding sequence ATGAGCACCATCATCGCATGTTTGTCCCAGAAAGGCGGCGTCGGCAAATCGACGATCGCCCGTCTTCTGGCGCGCACTTTCGCATCCGCTGACTGGTCAGTGAAGATATGCGACTTCAACACCAACCAGCTAACCTCGGTCGATTGGGTGGCGCTGCGCATGAACAGCGGCATCGAGCCGACGATCGACGCGCAGCCGATGTCATCGGTCAAGAAGCTCAAGAGCGAGCCCTACGACCTGCTGGTGATCGACGGCAAGCCGGACAGCGACGTGACCTCGCTCGAGGCGGCCCGTGTCGCCGATCTCGTCGTCATACCCACCGGCCTTACCTATGACGATCTGAAGCCACAAGCGGGCTTCGGTAACGAGCTGATCGCCAAAGGCGTTGCGCGCAACAAGATCCTGTTCGTCCTCAACAAGACGACTGAGAGTGACGTTGCCACGCGCGACGCCATGACGTTTCTCCGAGCGCAAGGCTTTGAGGTCGCCGAAACCGATCTTGCGACTAAGACGGGTTATCAAATGGCTCAGAATATCGGGTTCTCGATTGCTGAGACCAAATACCCCACTCTGAACGAGCGGGCCGATACGCTCGCCGCTGAGATCGTCGATAAACTCAACACGCTGACACAGGTAGCCGCATGA
- a CDS encoding DEAD/DEAH box helicase: MTTIKLAYNAVTAQLLDPPEKVADLVSDLLSYMVQGAEQTFAFNQGTWDGKSSFYEYKTNSFPAGFAFMVHKELMRLGYQVKIYRKAPVMPLGPEDPIVDDFGNSDPRYAHQPDSLRRVEKFGRGIIQVATGGGKSKIAKMIMLRYRRPTLFLTTRKVLLYQMKKQLDALGLNTGVIGDGNEKMVKGVNLGMVQTLVEALEEPNLQKEILAVTKSQHRSKKKDSNMPKEKIRELAQERFDDKTKKRNRYIAFLALIDVVIGEEAHEAGGNSYYEILKHCKNATIRVALTATPFMRDSAEDNMRLMAAFGSVLIRITEEQLIESGVLAKPIFKYVTSQPHPTLFRSSPWARAYEFGYIKNSFMHKDIVRDALMAKRYGLPVLTLIQRMEHAEVLLKKFLHVGLRTVMLRGENNQSERETALEQLERGEIDAIIGSTIVDVGVDVPGIGLVQLAGGGKAEVALRQRIGRALRAKKNMPNYAFVADYSCSNNIALAEHTTTRKNIVKSTPGFRENILPANEDFPWHIFAANRKVAA; encoded by the coding sequence ATGACAACGATTAAATTGGCATACAACGCTGTGACGGCCCAGCTTCTCGACCCTCCCGAGAAGGTTGCCGACCTCGTTTCAGATCTCCTGTCATACATGGTGCAGGGTGCCGAGCAGACCTTTGCCTTCAATCAAGGCACCTGGGACGGCAAATCGTCGTTTTACGAATACAAGACCAACTCCTTCCCGGCTGGCTTTGCCTTCATGGTTCACAAGGAGCTGATGCGGCTCGGCTACCAGGTGAAAATCTATCGGAAAGCGCCGGTCATGCCGCTGGGGCCGGAAGATCCGATCGTGGATGACTTCGGCAACAGCGACCCGCGCTATGCGCACCAGCCTGACAGTCTGCGCCGGGTGGAGAAGTTCGGTCGCGGCATCATCCAGGTCGCAACAGGTGGTGGCAAGTCGAAGATCGCCAAGATGATCATGCTGCGCTACCGGCGCCCTACCCTCTTTCTGACGACCCGCAAGGTGCTGCTCTACCAGATGAAGAAGCAGCTCGATGCGCTCGGCCTCAATACCGGCGTCATTGGCGACGGCAACGAAAAGATGGTCAAAGGCGTGAACCTGGGGATGGTGCAGACGCTTGTTGAGGCGCTTGAGGAGCCCAACCTGCAGAAGGAAATTCTGGCCGTAACCAAGTCGCAGCATCGTTCGAAGAAAAAGGATTCGAACATGCCAAAGGAGAAGATCCGCGAATTAGCGCAGGAGCGGTTTGACGATAAAACGAAAAAGCGAAATCGCTATATCGCTTTCCTCGCTTTGATTGACGTCGTGATTGGCGAGGAAGCCCATGAAGCGGGCGGCAACAGCTATTACGAGATCCTCAAGCACTGCAAGAACGCGACGATCCGCGTCGCCTTGACGGCCACGCCATTCATGCGCGACTCGGCTGAAGACAACATGCGTCTGATGGCAGCCTTCGGTTCGGTGCTTATCCGGATCACCGAGGAGCAGCTCATCGAGTCCGGCGTGCTTGCCAAGCCGATCTTCAAATACGTCACCAGTCAGCCCCACCCTACCCTCTTCCGCTCGTCGCCCTGGGCGCGCGCCTATGAGTTTGGCTACATCAAGAACAGCTTCATGCACAAAGACATTGTGCGGGATGCTCTGATGGCAAAGCGCTATGGTCTACCGGTGCTAACGCTCATTCAGCGCATGGAACACGCAGAGGTGCTTCTGAAGAAGTTCCTGCACGTCGGCCTGCGCACGGTCATGCTGCGCGGCGAGAACAATCAATCAGAACGCGAAACAGCCCTGGAACAGCTCGAGCGCGGTGAGATCGACGCGATTATCGGCTCGACCATCGTTGACGTGGGTGTGGACGTTCCAGGCATCGGCCTGGTGCAGCTCGCCGGTGGTGGCAAGGCAGAGGTGGCATTGCGCCAGCGAATTGGCCGCGCGCTGCGTGCGAAGAAAAATATGCCGAACTACGCCTTCGTTGCCGACTATTCATGCTCCAACAACATTGCGCTGGCCGAGCATACGACCACCCGCAAGAACATCGTCAAGTCCACGCCCGGCTTCAGAGAAAACATCCTGCCGGCCAACGAGGACTTCCCCTGGCACATTTTTGCAGCCAACAGAAAGGTCGCAGCATGA
- a CDS encoding ParB/RepB/Spo0J family partition protein, which translates to MTYPKMMELDPTLLQPNPWNTNILTPENEAKLEESIKRLGFFRPAVVREIAISPNSDLPTHQILGGEHRAQIAGKMGHLTIPVMNLGPIDDLKAKEIGIADNARYGLDDQMAFADLIKSMGNADQLKDFLPYTEHDFADLFTTTEIDLDSLGLEENFEKDEEKDDVSEKPVQPKAPKTHTIIRYKVSNRDAEDLTALIERTKTDNGFTSSDDLTNAGDALVHLLLNRQATGQVEADAELFELEDLDEAVE; encoded by the coding sequence ATGACATATCCGAAGATGATGGAGCTTGATCCGACGCTCCTGCAGCCCAATCCCTGGAACACCAATATTCTCACGCCCGAGAACGAGGCGAAGCTGGAAGAGTCGATCAAGCGCCTCGGCTTCTTTAGACCGGCCGTCGTTCGCGAAATCGCTATTTCGCCTAATAGCGATTTGCCGACGCATCAGATTTTGGGCGGGGAGCACCGGGCGCAGATCGCCGGCAAGATGGGCCATCTGACCATTCCGGTTATGAACCTCGGCCCGATCGACGATCTCAAGGCAAAGGAAATTGGTATCGCCGACAATGCCCGCTACGGGCTGGACGATCAGATGGCCTTTGCGGACCTCATCAAAAGCATGGGCAATGCTGATCAACTGAAGGATTTCCTTCCCTACACCGAACACGACTTCGCAGACCTGTTCACGACCACTGAGATAGATCTGGATTCGCTGGGTCTTGAGGAAAACTTCGAAAAGGATGAGGAAAAAGACGATGTGTCCGAGAAGCCGGTTCAGCCGAAAGCCCCAAAGACCCACACCATCATCCGCTACAAGGTTTCCAACCGCGATGCCGAGGATCTGACAGCGCTGATCGAGCGCACAAAGACCGACAACGGCTTTACTTCCTCCGACGATCTGACCAATGCCGGCGACGCGCTGGTTCATCTGCTTCTCAACCGGCAGGCAACCGGCCAGGTCGAAGCTGATGCCGAGCTATTTGAGCTCGAAGACCTCGACGAGGCCGTCGAATGA
- a CDS encoding ParB/Srx family N-terminal domain-containing protein, with protein sequence MTNKAVTLIAVADLVPYANNAKKHSDEQIEKLSALISKYGWTSPIVVDKDLVVIAGHGRRLAALNIGLEKVPVIVRDDLTKEEANALRLADNRIASSDYDLELEQAELALLADVEGMDLTMLGYSEHEVNFATQDLLDMEDTIFVEDIAGAVEQQKSENDAKTKEIDDVAAPVADALGFKRVTIAESRTIRDLMGRIEKNTGLKGVEALIGFVSEALDIAA encoded by the coding sequence ATGACGAATAAGGCCGTCACGCTGATCGCTGTTGCCGATCTGGTGCCATATGCAAACAATGCCAAGAAGCATTCCGACGAGCAGATCGAGAAGCTGTCGGCGCTCATCAGCAAATACGGTTGGACCTCGCCAATCGTCGTTGACAAGGATCTCGTTGTAATCGCCGGCCACGGCCGCCGACTGGCCGCCCTTAACATCGGGCTTGAAAAGGTTCCGGTCATCGTTCGCGACGATCTGACCAAGGAAGAGGCCAACGCTCTGCGCCTGGCCGACAACCGCATCGCATCGAGCGATTACGACCTCGAGCTTGAACAGGCTGAGCTGGCGCTTCTCGCTGACGTCGAAGGCATGGATCTGACGATGCTCGGCTATTCCGAACACGAGGTCAATTTCGCGACCCAGGATCTGCTCGACATGGAAGACACGATCTTCGTCGAGGATATCGCCGGCGCCGTCGAACAGCAAAAGTCCGAAAACGACGCCAAGACCAAGGAAATCGATGACGTCGCAGCCCCGGTTGCCGACGCACTCGGCTTCAAGCGCGTCACGATCGCCGAGAGCCGCACAATCCGTGATCTCATGGGTCGCATTGAGAAGAACACCGGTCTCAAGGGTGTGGAAGCGCTGATCGGTTTTGTCTCTGAAGCGCTGGATATCGCCGCATGA
- a CDS encoding DUF2829 domain-containing protein — translation MTDFGTALQALKTGKRIARRGWNGKGMFVHLNPGSVHGIVKSPLIEGVHPRLFEAGDRDTTTRMPNLNLRAADGSTVTGWLASQTDLLAEDWEIL, via the coding sequence ATGACCGACTTTGGCACTGCACTGCAGGCTCTCAAGACTGGCAAGCGCATCGCGCGCCGCGGGTGGAACGGCAAAGGCATGTTCGTTCACCTCAATCCGGGCTCCGTTCATGGGATCGTCAAAAGCCCTTTGATCGAAGGCGTGCATCCGCGTCTTTTCGAGGCGGGCGATCGCGATACCACGACCCGAATGCCGAACCTCAATCTTCGTGCAGCCGATGGCTCGACCGTCACCGGATGGCTGGCATCCCAGACCGATCTGCTCGCTGAAGACTGGGAGATCCTTTGA
- a CDS encoding phage terminase large subunit, producing the protein MTAPLILKAHRGQKIVLKDRRRFKVIVAGRRWGKTQISKIALIKAAVTRKNQLCWYVAPTYQMARQILWDDLKRSIPKALIKFNGINETRMTIRLINGSRIELKGADNPDTLRGVGINFLVLDEAQDMKEEVWKTVLRPTLASTGGQVIFIGTPKAFNWLYDMYVQGQRGDTYKDEKGKIVVNQWKSWQFPTIMSPFIPRAEIETARREMDPKSFRQEFEASFESMSGRVYYPFDRRTHVGDYPFNPRLPIIIGQDFNIDPMSSVIMQVQPNGEIWVVDEAILPGSNTQETADELGRRYHRYINAITIYPDPAGNSRTHARGESSLEILRDAGFTRIKFKRKHPAVDDRVNSVNRLLMDAEGTIRMRFDRKAQRTIDAMEQTIYKAGTRDVDKKAGVEHPADALGYFTDFEYPVRKVNILGVSL; encoded by the coding sequence ATGACCGCGCCCCTTATCCTCAAGGCACATCGCGGCCAAAAGATCGTTCTGAAGGACAGGCGCCGCTTCAAGGTTATTGTCGCCGGCCGACGCTGGGGCAAGACGCAGATCTCCAAGATCGCGCTGATCAAGGCTGCGGTAACGCGAAAGAACCAGCTCTGCTGGTATGTGGCGCCGACCTATCAAATGGCCCGGCAGATTCTTTGGGACGATCTCAAGCGGTCGATCCCGAAAGCGCTTATCAAGTTCAACGGCATCAATGAAACCCGGATGACCATCCGGCTGATCAACGGCTCGCGCATCGAGCTGAAGGGTGCCGACAATCCGGATACGCTGCGCGGCGTGGGTATCAATTTCCTGGTGCTCGACGAGGCCCAGGACATGAAGGAAGAGGTCTGGAAGACAGTTCTGCGTCCGACGCTTGCCTCGACGGGCGGCCAGGTCATCTTCATTGGCACGCCGAAGGCTTTCAACTGGCTTTACGATATGTATGTCCAGGGTCAGCGGGGCGACACCTATAAGGACGAGAAGGGCAAGATTGTCGTCAACCAGTGGAAAAGCTGGCAGTTCCCGACAATCATGTCGCCGTTCATTCCGCGTGCCGAAATCGAGACGGCCCGGCGCGAAATGGACCCGAAGTCCTTCCGTCAGGAGTTCGAGGCGTCCTTCGAGTCCATGTCCGGTCGTGTCTACTATCCCTTCGACCGGCGCACGCATGTTGGCGACTACCCATTCAATCCACGACTGCCGATCATCATCGGCCAGGACTTCAACATCGATCCGATGTCGTCGGTCATCATGCAGGTGCAGCCCAATGGCGAGATTTGGGTGGTGGACGAAGCAATTCTGCCTGGCTCCAACACTCAGGAGACGGCAGATGAGCTTGGACGCCGCTATCATCGCTATATCAATGCTATCACGATCTACCCGGACCCGGCCGGCAACAGCCGCACGCACGCTCGCGGCGAGTCTTCGCTCGAAATCCTGCGTGACGCCGGCTTCACCAGGATCAAGTTTAAGCGCAAGCATCCGGCTGTCGATGATCGGGTCAATTCGGTCAATCGTCTGCTGATGGACGCTGAGGGCACGATCCGGATGCGTTTCGATCGCAAGGCTCAGCGCACGATCGACGCAATGGAGCAGACGATTTACAAAGCCGGGACACGCGACGTGGACAAGAAAGCCGGCGTCGAACACCCAGCCGACGCGCTCGGCTACTTCACGGATTTCGAATACCCTGTTCGCAAGGTCAACATTCTCGGTGTCTCGCTGTAA
- a CDS encoding phage portal protein: protein MHEEQLRSFYDRRHPDYARSVAHWAFLQQTYEGGRGWFVSNVFRYHKEGDIEYNARVERAYRFNHTREVVDLVQKYLFKGAITRDTDNAPEPVKEFWKCATLQNFRVEQLMRSAGASSSVKGRVALIVDTNVREGAISIADAKKAKRKIYAYPVDASDLLDYAYDEEGDGGLLWVKVREYFRDDADPMNGTGEVTTRVRLWTRTDWTLFEEQEETSANTRGRKKVATKVVVLDEGAHNLGRVPIVFLDHIITDNPYRTPGLIDDIAYLDRAVANYLSNLDAIIQDQTFSQLAMPAQNLMPGDDGYNKLIEMGTKRIFTYDAGLGNGKPEYLSPDPKQANVILTVINKIINEIYHTIGLAGERTKEDNAVGIDNSSGVAKAYDFERVNSLLTAKGQSCEKVENEIVELVCLWAGVAAPSEKLVKYPETYDVMRLMDELAVAEQLATIQAPAEVRREQLRILVNKLFPRLKADIKAKMDKDINKWLEGVDLLGAPTSFGAAKSPASPSRQGQVTKDSPNKQAA from the coding sequence ATGCACGAGGAACAGCTCAGGAGTTTTTACGATCGCCGGCACCCGGACTATGCCCGGTCTGTCGCGCACTGGGCGTTCCTGCAGCAGACCTACGAGGGCGGCCGTGGCTGGTTCGTCTCGAACGTGTTTCGGTATCACAAGGAAGGCGACATCGAGTATAATGCTCGCGTCGAGCGCGCTTACCGCTTCAACCACACGCGCGAAGTGGTCGATCTCGTCCAGAAATATTTGTTCAAGGGTGCCATCACCCGCGACACTGACAATGCCCCGGAACCCGTCAAGGAGTTCTGGAAGTGCGCCACCCTGCAAAACTTCCGCGTCGAGCAGTTGATGCGCTCGGCCGGCGCGTCCTCGTCGGTTAAGGGCAGGGTAGCGCTCATCGTCGATACCAATGTGCGCGAGGGCGCCATTTCGATCGCCGATGCGAAGAAAGCCAAACGCAAGATTTACGCCTATCCCGTCGATGCCAGTGATCTGCTCGATTATGCCTACGACGAAGAGGGCGACGGTGGCCTGCTCTGGGTCAAAGTGCGCGAGTATTTCCGCGACGACGCCGACCCTATGAATGGCACCGGGGAAGTCACGACGCGTGTTCGGCTTTGGACCCGCACTGACTGGACGCTGTTCGAGGAGCAGGAAGAGACATCGGCAAATACCCGTGGGCGCAAGAAGGTTGCGACCAAGGTTGTCGTTCTGGACGAGGGTGCCCACAATCTCGGCCGCGTGCCGATTGTCTTCCTTGATCACATCATCACGGACAATCCGTATCGCACGCCGGGCCTGATCGACGATATCGCCTATCTCGACCGTGCGGTTGCAAACTACCTCTCCAACCTGGATGCCATCATCCAGGATCAGACCTTTTCTCAGCTCGCCATGCCGGCTCAAAACCTCATGCCCGGTGACGACGGCTACAACAAGCTGATCGAAATGGGCACAAAGCGGATCTTCACCTACGACGCAGGCCTGGGCAACGGCAAGCCGGAATACCTCTCGCCCGATCCGAAGCAGGCGAACGTCATTCTTACGGTGATCAACAAGATCATCAACGAGATCTACCACACGATCGGCCTGGCCGGTGAACGGACCAAGGAAGACAACGCGGTCGGCATCGACAATTCCTCCGGCGTCGCCAAGGCCTACGACTTTGAGCGTGTCAACTCGCTGCTCACTGCAAAGGGCCAGTCCTGCGAAAAAGTCGAAAACGAAATTGTCGAGCTAGTGTGCCTTTGGGCCGGCGTCGCAGCCCCGAGTGAGAAGCTCGTCAAGTATCCTGAAACCTATGACGTCATGCGCCTCATGGACGAGCTGGCTGTCGCTGAGCAGCTCGCCACAATCCAGGCTCCGGCTGAAGTTCGTCGCGAACAGCTCCGTATCCTGGTCAACAAGCTCTTTCCGCGCCTGAAGGCCGACATCAAGGCCAAGATGGATAAGGACATCAACAAGTGGCTGGAAGGTGTCGATCTTCTGGGCGCTCCAACCAGCTTTGGCGCTGCCAAGTCTCCGGCCAGTCCCTCGCGACAGGGCCAGGTGACGAAGGATTCGCCAAACAAACAGGCCGCATAA